From the Rhodoferax mekongensis genome, one window contains:
- a CDS encoding CoA-acylating methylmalonate-semialdehyde dehydrogenase: MSQLPTVGHLIGGKIITTGERAQDVFNPATGKAEKRVLLAPKATVEEAIANAQAAFPAWRNTPPLKRARVMSNLKVLLEKHAEELCALITAEHGKVLSDALGELQRGIENVEYASYAPELLKGEHSKNVGPAIDSWSEFQALGVTAGITPFNFPAMVPLWMWPMAVACGNTFVLKPSERDPSSTLRVAELALEAGLPPGVLNVVNGDKEAVDTLLQDPRVKAVSFVGSTPIAEYIYAEGCKHGKRVQALGGAKNHAVVMPDADVANAVSALMGAAYGSCGERCMAIPLVVAVGDATADAVIEGLKAEIAKMKVGPGTAPGMDMGPLVTKPHFEKVKGYVDQGVKEGATLVVDGRGLKVAGHEDGYYLGPCLFDNVKPGMVIYQEEIFGPVLGVVRVKTLQEAMDMIDAHEYGNGTCIFTRDGEAARYFTDNILVGMVGVNVPLPVPVAYHSFGGWKRSLFGDLHAYGPDAVRFYTKRKTITQRWPSAGVREGAVFNFPSSR, translated from the coding sequence ATGTCTCAACTCCCCACAGTCGGCCACCTCATCGGCGGCAAGATCATCACCACCGGCGAACGCGCACAAGACGTCTTCAACCCCGCCACCGGCAAAGCCGAGAAGCGGGTGCTGCTGGCCCCCAAAGCCACGGTAGAAGAAGCCATTGCCAACGCGCAAGCTGCCTTCCCCGCCTGGCGCAACACGCCACCGCTCAAGCGAGCCCGCGTGATGAGCAACCTGAAAGTTTTGCTGGAAAAGCACGCTGAAGAACTCTGCGCCCTCATCACCGCCGAACACGGCAAGGTGCTTTCCGACGCCTTGGGCGAACTGCAGCGCGGCATTGAGAACGTGGAATACGCGTCTTATGCCCCCGAACTTCTCAAAGGGGAGCACAGCAAGAACGTGGGCCCCGCTATCGACAGCTGGAGCGAGTTTCAGGCGCTGGGCGTGACCGCCGGCATCACCCCCTTCAACTTCCCGGCCATGGTGCCGCTGTGGATGTGGCCTATGGCGGTCGCCTGCGGCAACACCTTTGTACTGAAACCGTCTGAGCGCGACCCCAGCTCCACCCTGCGTGTGGCCGAGTTGGCACTCGAAGCCGGCCTGCCACCCGGTGTGCTGAACGTGGTCAACGGCGACAAAGAAGCCGTGGACACGCTCTTGCAAGACCCACGGGTCAAGGCGGTGAGCTTTGTGGGCTCCACCCCGATTGCCGAATACATTTATGCCGAAGGCTGCAAACACGGCAAACGTGTACAAGCCTTGGGCGGCGCCAAGAACCACGCGGTGGTCATGCCCGATGCCGACGTCGCCAACGCCGTGAGCGCCCTCATGGGTGCGGCCTATGGCTCCTGCGGCGAACGCTGCATGGCCATTCCGCTGGTGGTGGCCGTAGGTGACGCTACCGCCGACGCGGTGATTGAAGGCCTGAAAGCCGAGATCGCCAAGATGAAGGTCGGCCCTGGCACAGCCCCCGGCATGGACATGGGCCCACTGGTGACCAAGCCGCACTTCGAAAAGGTGAAGGGCTATGTGGACCAAGGTGTGAAAGAAGGCGCCACCCTGGTGGTGGACGGCCGCGGGCTGAAGGTCGCCGGCCATGAAGACGGCTATTACCTCGGCCCCTGCCTGTTTGACAACGTCAAACCGGGCATGGTGATTTACCAGGAAGAAATCTTCGGTCCCGTGCTGGGTGTGGTGCGTGTCAAGACGCTTCAAGAAGCCATGGACATGATCGATGCCCACGAATACGGCAACGGCACCTGCATCTTCACCCGCGACGGCGAAGCCGCCCGTTACTTCACCGACAACATTTTGGTCGGCATGGTGGGGGTGAACGTGCCGCTGCCCGTGCCTGTGGCCTACCACTCCTTCGGCGGCTGGAAGCGCAGCCTGTTTGGTGACCTGCACGCCTACGGCCCCGACGCCGTGCGCTTCTATACCAAACGCAAAACCATCACCCAGCGCTGGCCGAGTGCCGGTGTGCGCGAGGGGGCAGTGTTCAACTTCCCGAGCAGCCGCTGA
- a CDS encoding D-amino acid dehydrogenase, with protein sequence MKIIVLGAGTIGICTAWHLLELGHEVTVVERQADAALETSFANGAQISVSYCEPWANKEAPLKALKWMLSKEAPLLFRPQNPFGPGLHQYTWGLSFLANCNDAAFERNVQQLVALGAYSHAALKDVVASTGIQYNRLERGIAHYYCDQKSFDTAGDAAALMRKYGVNRQVISKEEFLKIEPAYRQFAHQIVGGTITPSDESGDCKVFTQELAKLCAARGAEFLYEYSVEQLNTDGGAIKSVAVRALSSGAKGQTVPGSFKVLKADHVVVATGSYTAPLLRTVGVNLPIYPGKGYSATFKILKPELAPLVSTIDDAKKVAISRLGDELRVAGTIEVGGFDLTLDSPVAKARCHMLSRRIEEVLPGVCDTRTEEQGGQPNYWTGLRPATPTNIPYIGQSPVKGVWVNAGHGTLGWTHGAGSGKAIAELIHGKKPEMNFKFYGA encoded by the coding sequence ATGAAAATTATTGTTCTCGGCGCAGGCACCATCGGCATTTGCACTGCGTGGCATTTGCTGGAACTCGGCCACGAAGTCACGGTGGTCGAGCGTCAAGCCGACGCCGCCCTGGAAACCAGTTTTGCCAATGGCGCGCAAATCTCAGTGAGTTATTGCGAACCCTGGGCCAACAAAGAGGCGCCGCTCAAGGCCCTCAAGTGGATGCTCAGCAAAGAGGCGCCGCTCCTGTTCCGCCCCCAGAACCCCTTCGGCCCCGGCCTGCACCAGTACACCTGGGGCTTGTCTTTCCTGGCCAACTGCAACGACGCGGCTTTTGAGCGCAATGTGCAGCAGCTCGTCGCTTTGGGTGCTTACAGCCACGCCGCCTTGAAGGATGTGGTTGCCAGCACCGGCATTCAATACAACCGCCTGGAGCGCGGCATTGCGCACTATTACTGCGACCAGAAGTCGTTTGACACCGCCGGGGACGCCGCTGCGCTGATGCGCAAGTACGGCGTGAACCGCCAGGTCATCAGCAAAGAAGAGTTCCTGAAGATCGAGCCGGCCTACCGCCAGTTCGCGCACCAGATCGTGGGCGGCACCATCACCCCCAGCGACGAATCCGGCGACTGCAAGGTATTCACCCAGGAGCTGGCCAAGCTGTGCGCCGCCCGTGGCGCCGAGTTCTTGTATGAGTACAGCGTAGAGCAGCTCAATACCGACGGTGGCGCTATCAAATCAGTAGCTGTTCGCGCACTGTCCTCGGGCGCCAAGGGCCAAACCGTGCCCGGGTCCTTCAAGGTGCTGAAGGCAGATCATGTGGTGGTCGCCACCGGCTCCTACACCGCACCGCTCTTGCGCACCGTGGGCGTGAACCTGCCGATTTACCCCGGTAAGGGCTACAGCGCTACCTTCAAGATCTTGAAGCCTGAGCTGGCGCCGCTGGTCTCCACGATTGACGACGCCAAGAAGGTGGCCATCAGCCGCCTGGGCGACGAGCTGCGCGTGGCCGGCACCATCGAGGTCGGCGGCTTTGACCTGACATTGGATTCACCCGTGGCCAAGGCCCGCTGCCACATGCTGTCCCGCCGGATTGAAGAAGTGTTGCCCGGCGTGTGCGACACCCGCACCGAAGAGCAAGGGGGCCAGCCCAACTACTGGACCGGCCTGCGCCCCGCCACCCCCACCAACATTCCTTACATCGGCCAGTCGCCGGTCAAGGGCGTGTGGGTCAATGCCGGTCACGGTACCCTGGGGTGGACGCATGGTGCGGGGTCGGGCAAGGCGATTGCGGAGTTGATCCACGGCAAGAAGCCCGAAATGAACTTCAAGTTTTACGGGGCTTAG
- a CDS encoding aspartate aminotransferase family protein, whose translation MSREWMESHWMAFTGNRDFKANPRMMVSAQGAYFTDSNGKKIFDGLSGLWCAGLGHGRREITEAVSKQIGTLDFSPAFQFGHPLSFELANKIVELTPEGLDHVFYTGSGSESADTALKMARAYWRAKGMGTKTRLIGREKGYHGVNFGGISVGGLPANRKTFGQGIEADHLAHTQLASNAFSKGLPEKGGDMADELLRLIALHDASNIAAVIVEPMSGSAGVVVPPVGYLQRLREICTQNNILLIFDEVITGFGRLGAYTGAGYFGVVPDILNAAKQITNGAQPLGVVVAKKEIYDTFMAAGGPDYMLEFPHGYTYSAHPVACAAGIAALDILVKENMVERVAALAPYFEKAVHSLRGAKHITDIRNLGLSAGFTLAAVPGEPAKRPYEVAMRCLDKGFYVRYAGDCIALAPPFITTEAEIDSLVNALGEAINATA comes from the coding sequence ATGTCCCGCGAGTGGATGGAATCGCACTGGATGGCCTTTACCGGCAACCGCGATTTCAAAGCCAACCCGCGCATGATGGTGAGTGCCCAAGGCGCTTACTTCACGGACTCCAACGGCAAAAAGATCTTCGACGGCCTCTCCGGCCTCTGGTGCGCAGGTCTGGGCCACGGCCGTCGCGAGATTACCGAGGCTGTGAGCAAGCAGATCGGCACCCTGGACTTTTCGCCCGCCTTCCAGTTCGGCCACCCGCTCTCCTTTGAGCTGGCCAACAAGATCGTCGAACTCACCCCCGAGGGCTTGGACCATGTGTTCTACACCGGCTCCGGCTCCGAATCGGCAGACACTGCACTCAAAATGGCCCGCGCTTACTGGCGCGCCAAAGGCATGGGCACCAAGACGCGTTTGATCGGCCGCGAGAAGGGTTACCACGGCGTGAACTTCGGCGGCATTTCGGTCGGCGGCCTGCCCGCCAACCGCAAGACCTTCGGCCAAGGCATTGAGGCCGACCACTTGGCCCACACCCAGCTGGCCTCCAACGCGTTCAGCAAAGGTCTGCCTGAGAAAGGCGGCGACATGGCCGACGAGCTGCTGCGCCTGATTGCCCTGCACGACGCGTCCAACATTGCCGCAGTGATCGTGGAACCCATGTCCGGCTCGGCCGGTGTGGTGGTGCCGCCCGTGGGCTACCTGCAGCGCCTGCGAGAGATCTGCACCCAGAACAACATCCTGCTGATTTTTGATGAAGTGATCACCGGTTTCGGCCGCTTGGGCGCTTACACCGGCGCAGGCTATTTCGGCGTAGTGCCGGACATCCTGAACGCCGCCAAGCAGATCACCAATGGCGCGCAACCCTTGGGCGTGGTGGTGGCCAAGAAAGAGATTTACGACACCTTCATGGCAGCCGGTGGCCCCGACTACATGCTGGAATTCCCCCACGGCTACACCTACTCCGCCCACCCCGTGGCCTGCGCCGCCGGCATTGCGGCTCTGGACATTCTGGTCAAGGAAAACATGGTGGAGCGCGTGGCGGCTCTAGCGCCTTACTTCGAGAAAGCGGTGCACAGCCTGCGCGGCGCCAAGCACATCACCGACATCCGCAACCTCGGTCTGTCGGCCGGCTTTACGCTGGCTGCAGTGCCCGGCGAGCCCGCCAAGCGCCCTTACGAGGTGGCCATGCGCTGCCTGGACAAGGGCTTCTACGTGCGCTATGCCGGTGACTGCATTGCGCTGGCGCCACCCTTCATCACCACCGAGGCCGAGATCGACAGCCTGGTCAACGCCTTGGGCGAAGCCATCAACGCAACCGCCTGA
- a CDS encoding LysR family transcriptional regulator: MKVKAKAVLGQISDMDLRLLRVFKAVVDCGGMAAAELELNIGTSTVSRHIKDLETRLGLTLCRRGRAGFALTAEGEKIYAQTTQLLAATDAFRSSVDEIHQRMGGQLQVAVFDKTASNPASHIAEAIAHFHAEAPDVGLNLHVATLTAIERGVLDGQFHVGIIPGHRASDVLDYTPLFDEHMLLYCGTRHALWNADKSALNWETLPGHEFAGLGYHSPNMELSQRMRLPRRATGFDQESIATLILSGQFLGFLPDHYAESFVRRGLMQAVRPDLLSYACQFFAITRKSPQPSRATLAFQSCLVRAHGG, translated from the coding sequence ATGAAAGTAAAAGCCAAAGCCGTTCTCGGCCAGATCAGCGACATGGATTTGCGCTTGCTGCGCGTCTTCAAGGCGGTGGTCGATTGCGGGGGCATGGCCGCGGCCGAGCTGGAGCTCAACATCGGAACCTCCACGGTGAGCCGCCACATCAAGGACCTGGAAACCCGCCTCGGCCTGACCCTGTGCAGGCGTGGCCGGGCTGGTTTTGCGCTCACCGCCGAGGGCGAAAAAATCTATGCCCAGACCACCCAGTTGCTGGCTGCGACCGACGCATTCCGCAGCAGCGTGGACGAAATCCACCAGCGCATGGGCGGGCAACTGCAGGTGGCGGTGTTCGACAAAACCGCCAGCAACCCGGCCAGCCACATTGCCGAAGCCATCGCTCACTTTCATGCGGAAGCCCCCGATGTCGGGCTGAACCTGCATGTGGCCACCCTCACGGCCATCGAGCGCGGGGTGCTGGACGGGCAGTTCCATGTGGGCATCATCCCCGGTCATCGCGCGTCGGATGTGTTGGACTACACCCCCTTGTTTGACGAGCACATGTTGCTGTACTGCGGTACTCGCCATGCGTTGTGGAACGCGGATAAGAGTGCCCTGAACTGGGAGACTTTGCCCGGCCACGAGTTTGCGGGGCTGGGCTACCACTCGCCGAACATGGAGCTGAGCCAGCGCATGCGCCTGCCGCGCCGTGCCACGGGGTTTGACCAGGAGTCGATTGCCACGTTGATTTTGTCCGGCCAGTTTCTGGGATTTCTGCCCGATCACTATGCCGAGAGCTTTGTACGCCGTGGTCTGATGCAAGCCGTGCGACCTGATCTGCTGAGCTACGCCTGCCAGTTTTTTGCCATCACGCGTAAGTCACCGCAGCCGAGCCGGGCGACGTTGGCGTTTCAGTCGTGTTTAGTGCGGGCGCACGGAGGGTGA
- a CDS encoding LysR family transcriptional regulator ArgP produces MRTFDSDALECLAAIVEEGGFERAAVRLSITQSAVSQRLRALEAQVGTVLLVRSRPVKATSAGRLLIKHAVQMRLLRADLETDLKDLAPSTGAVREDERISIAVNADSIATWALPALDPLVHAGLPLEIITDDQDFTHEWLREGQVLGCVTTLKQALRGCKVQSLGAMQYVAVASAEYAQAHCPQGLTPHNFRSIPFVAFNRKDDLPTEFVSRALNLRRVSLSQRFVPSSEGQVRAVLAGWGASIVPELLVQGLLETGQLVNLAPDMRLPVSLYWHCWNLDSEVIDRLTHALSGAATRLLGAKTK; encoded by the coding sequence ATGCGTACTTTCGACTCGGACGCCCTGGAATGCCTTGCCGCCATCGTGGAAGAAGGCGGCTTTGAACGCGCTGCGGTGCGCCTGTCCATCACCCAATCCGCCGTCTCGCAGCGCCTGCGCGCACTGGAGGCGCAGGTGGGAACGGTGCTGCTGGTGCGCAGCCGGCCGGTGAAAGCGACCTCGGCCGGGCGCTTGCTCATCAAGCACGCGGTGCAAATGCGCCTCTTGCGAGCCGATCTGGAAACCGACCTCAAAGACCTGGCGCCCAGCACCGGTGCTGTGCGCGAGGACGAGCGCATCTCGATTGCGGTGAATGCCGACAGCATCGCCACCTGGGCCCTGCCGGCGCTGGACCCGCTGGTGCACGCGGGATTGCCGCTGGAAATCATCACCGATGACCAGGACTTCACCCACGAATGGCTGCGTGAAGGCCAAGTGCTGGGCTGTGTGACCACCCTGAAGCAAGCGCTTCGTGGTTGCAAAGTGCAGTCTTTGGGTGCCATGCAATATGTGGCGGTGGCCAGTGCCGAGTACGCCCAGGCGCATTGCCCCCAGGGCCTGACTCCGCACAATTTCCGCAGTATTCCGTTTGTCGCCTTCAACCGCAAAGACGATCTGCCCACTGAATTTGTGAGCCGGGCACTCAACCTGCGACGGGTGTCCCTGAGCCAACGCTTCGTGCCCAGCTCTGAGGGGCAGGTGCGTGCGGTGCTGGCCGGTTGGGGTGCGAGCATCGTGCCCGAGCTGCTGGTGCAGGGGCTGTTGGAAACAGGGCAGCTGGTCAATCTGGCGCCCGACATGCGCTTGCCCGTGAGCCTGTACTGGCACTGCTGGAATCTGGACTCGGAGGTGATAGACCGGCTGACCCATGCCCTGTCGGGCGCGGCTACCCGCTTGCTGGGTGCGAAAACCAAGTAG
- a CDS encoding FxDxF family PEP-CTERM protein, translated as MKKAALALTLAASLAAAQASTFNIGPLENTYQNSVDVSGTFEDIYTFTLPSQFTGVTGGYFAVDYAGLGLDTYLTVGQGAPGSGFTVSLPINGSLSGLGVASYQSTFSLAPGGSYWFQLSGYGEAASYTVTLAPVPEPETYALLLAGLGLMGAVARRRQSK; from the coding sequence ATGAAAAAAGCAGCTTTGGCGCTCACGCTGGCAGCGTCTCTGGCTGCGGCTCAAGCAAGTACATTCAATATCGGCCCGTTGGAAAACACTTACCAGAATTCCGTTGATGTTTCAGGCACGTTTGAGGATATTTACACCTTCACCCTGCCGTCTCAATTTACGGGCGTAACTGGCGGCTACTTCGCAGTGGACTATGCTGGTTTGGGCTTGGATACCTATTTGACTGTGGGTCAGGGCGCACCCGGGTCTGGGTTTACTGTGTCCTTGCCGATCAACGGAAGTCTGAGTGGTTTGGGTGTGGCTTCATATCAATCCACTTTCAGCCTTGCTCCCGGTGGCTCTTACTGGTTCCAATTGTCGGGTTACGGCGAAGCCGCCTCCTACACTGTGACATTGGCTCCTGTCCCGGAACCCGAAACTTATGCTTTGCTTTTGGCGGGCTTGGGTTTGATGGGTGCGGTTGCTCGCCGTCGTCAATCCAAATAA
- a CDS encoding aldose 1-epimerase, which yields MNSLSAPSHPIHWLQHGGQRLGLLPGLGGSVAAWQRDAGQGLMDIWRPWAGAPDLYTTASFPLVPWSNRIGQGGFSHDGTHYPMHPNRVGEPYPIHGDGWLQPWVIRQPRHDTLELHLESKHFDGNPYHYRALQRFVLRDDGMDQLLEVTHLGADSLPYGLGQHPAFLRTPNARLHAQVEGVWLSGADPMPTGFTTQFPAGWDPREGMAVSGSLIDNAYAGWSGKAHIDWPEHALRLHMRDPVVVARGRSDGFCLLYRPAEGAHFCFEPVTHPIDAFHMEGRPGLQVLQTGQTLRQAVEWRFESLTR from the coding sequence ATGAACTCCCTCTCTGCACCTTCCCACCCCATCCATTGGCTGCAACACGGGGGCCAACGCCTGGGCCTCCTACCCGGCCTGGGGGGCAGCGTGGCCGCCTGGCAGCGGGACGCAGGTCAAGGCTTGATGGACATCTGGCGCCCCTGGGCCGGCGCGCCGGACCTGTACACGACGGCGTCTTTCCCCCTCGTGCCATGGTCCAACCGCATCGGGCAAGGCGGGTTCAGCCATGACGGCACCCACTACCCCATGCACCCCAACCGCGTGGGCGAGCCCTATCCCATCCACGGGGACGGCTGGCTACAGCCCTGGGTGATCCGCCAGCCTCGCCACGACACGCTGGAGCTGCACCTCGAATCCAAGCACTTCGACGGCAACCCCTATCACTACCGCGCCTTGCAGCGCTTTGTCCTGCGGGATGACGGCATGGACCAACTCCTGGAGGTCACCCACCTCGGTGCAGACAGCCTGCCCTATGGTCTGGGACAGCACCCGGCCTTTTTGCGCACGCCCAACGCTCGTTTGCACGCACAAGTAGAAGGCGTATGGCTCAGTGGTGCAGACCCCATGCCTACCGGATTCACCACGCAGTTTCCCGCCGGGTGGGACCCTCGCGAGGGCATGGCGGTGAGTGGCAGCCTGATTGACAACGCCTATGCCGGCTGGAGCGGCAAGGCCCACATCGACTGGCCGGAACATGCCTTGCGACTGCACATGCGCGATCCGGTCGTCGTGGCGCGGGGCCGGAGCGACGGCTTCTGCTTGCTCTACCGCCCGGCTGAAGGGGCTCATTTTTGCTTCGAACCTGTTACCCACCCGATTGACGCTTTTCACATGGAAGGCCGGCCGGGATTGCAGGTGCTGCAAACCGGCCAGACCTTGCGCCAGGCAGTGGAGTGGCGGTTTGAGTCACTCACCCGCTAG
- a CDS encoding TetR/AcrR family transcriptional regulator, whose product MNEPSAVQDAPVAPVKVSFKKQMLQAREDAIIRSVNLLLAEKGFEAMTVDEVAASVGIAKASLYKHFPSKEDLAAAAMAHLMGQAQAFLDTLPDDMSPLQRLRAVVRWTMALKLAGEMPSLPSQNSTLRATLMGHKAYMDGLMDVSDRLGAWIEAAQAQGLINPELPAIAVLYTLYARACDPVLEFLRMGGQHTDAQIIDLVLSTCFDGLNSR is encoded by the coding sequence ATGAACGAACCATCCGCTGTCCAGGACGCGCCCGTGGCGCCCGTCAAAGTCTCTTTCAAAAAGCAGATGCTGCAAGCCCGGGAGGACGCCATCATCCGCTCGGTGAACCTGCTGCTGGCGGAAAAAGGCTTTGAGGCCATGACGGTGGACGAGGTGGCCGCCAGCGTAGGTATCGCCAAGGCCAGCCTGTACAAGCACTTTCCCAGCAAGGAAGACCTAGCCGCTGCGGCCATGGCCCACCTGATGGGGCAGGCGCAGGCTTTTCTGGACACTTTGCCGGACGACATGTCGCCCCTGCAGCGCCTGCGCGCGGTGGTGCGCTGGACCATGGCGCTCAAGCTGGCCGGCGAGATGCCTTCCCTGCCCAGCCAGAACAGCACCTTGCGCGCCACGCTGATGGGCCACAAAGCCTACATGGACGGACTCATGGACGTGAGCGACCGTCTAGGGGCATGGATCGAAGCAGCCCAGGCGCAAGGCCTGATCAACCCCGAGCTGCCGGCCATTGCCGTGCTCTACACCCTGTACGCCCGCGCCTGTGACCCGGTGCTGGAGTTTTTGCGCATGGGTGGCCAGCACACCGATGCGCAAATCATCGATCTGGTGCTGTCCACTTGCTTTGATGGCCTGAATAGCCGCTAG